The DNA segment CTCGAGTTCGTTGGTGAGGGCAGCTGTGGTTCCCTCTCCAGAGTCGATACGGGAGGTTGTTAGCTCTGTTTCGACCGCATGGATTTCGATCTGGTCAATCTTGTTGAGTACGGTCTGGGCGGCAATCCCATGTACATCTTCGTACTGGGCAGTGGCCTCCAGTTCTTCGTGAACGGTTTCGGTGGTGTGGACGTCGTATTCGGTGAGCAGGGATTCGAGGAGGTCGACTGATGCGACTGAGATAAGAGCGCTTGTGTCTACGACGATCATATTCTCACGCTACAGTTCCGCGAGGTCCTCGGCGATGTCGTCGCCCTGGTCGAGGATGGTTTTCGATGCCCGGACGGATTCTGCGTCCTGCCTGCCAATGAACTCTTTCAGGACTTCGAAGCTGATCCGATCGTCGAGATAGAGCTCGACGACCGCTTCCTTGAACTGGTCGTCATCTTCGACCTCGTCAAGA comes from the Haloarchaeobius salinus genome and includes:
- a CDS encoding ribbon-helix-helix domain-containing protein codes for the protein MGSTRVNFRLPENLVEKADVAAEVTHKNRTEIIIEALQEYLDEVEDDDQFKEAVVELYLDDRISFEVLKEFIGRQDAESVRASKTILDQGDDIAEDLAEL